A window of the Cuculus canorus isolate bCucCan1 chromosome 3, bCucCan1.pri, whole genome shotgun sequence genome harbors these coding sequences:
- the LOC128851617 gene encoding uncharacterized protein LOC128851617 isoform X2, with amino-acid sequence MSGSTARKVQPFTISTKLSLPKCAGGFSGSACPGIALASALDTHRGLRRSLNQRISLYLAQARAPEGQPRSPSPGPGEDGGAEEERLSRSSLARSIKKITLSNWHGEAGTAEPGAPGDPARAGGERNHNNNNSRTGKAQFKVFLRKDVDAEDEQHEAGSPRAGGFCSPVDRGSPFYALAGPLASSPRRESPKAKEPTAAPKCSGRSGARMSPILDLSPLVAQFNREMLQAEGWVRGKLRDLKDGCDLQDWEEVAQTLQRDMKDFENTLIKLNQMGEQLMWQVSPSAEGVRRQLLALKDQWQLLKQTAVSQSKALGGLRSLQDFNRKAERLEEWIRHKEEKPSVVALLQEYPEKIQLARRILDLKQEEQQFQNLHEELNSLAQKLEKQGKSESRSISARRKHLNKMWLRLQGTLKEHHEALQLALEVATFLQQADALLGAIHAKQKSVCGVGKSGEGDPGRDRDVRDIASQVMMLDVTVSQLLSLQPSLAARVTPKHRDVKKSWVQLQEALRTEKTPALASSSLRGKAAAPSAKPRGEDSNCGAVGKEAGDKWTRGLGSMVLKDVPGKVVEHRRGEKSCPGSPAMGQPPHGKDSKRRRRENEAECETRQLEAQVQDICQVVNVESADPGVPPSLVRHVESVGTAQKQQEPSDCSARTELEGPAPGEPPGSPQVEAMLRELGELWEDLQRKHQENGAVLREIDKALRLVGELDRAEQWLQSVAGSLSEPATMRSPVELRQDLEETGQLERQLLLCGLKLQALREEAVSEPPAEHEGARKMQRKVEMVEEKLARVQAALRRRAADLRDSLVLSEFLQDLQEEEARSRQGPAVGSFPLISAQAGQPLSSEEMICPLGELQEAVEMLNDAAKERERVVEVAAETESLERLVAEVSPHLEALRCKAEALAHDTAQAESGFTTVKSEKDLQGVQGLLRQQQEMEHAVAETLQGQMEELERAAAHLQELCPARLCPVSQDVQRTLQAWERLQELLQKTRAGVQQAGQLRLFFKDYLAMISWTEDTRAQIFSESPSVHGLPETPCEELEKRIEGKLKEFEVLAAAGQQLVSEEHYLSATIKERLEELRSMLGWVLVRWRAQRHQRDPESNKEDRKDPESPLGPSPAGQEQCTPCTQPWLESIRSPVGFIPCSSPKPVQRSEPQGPVKMASFPLASSLSDAPSAVERNWGELSSMTPHGTGTPEETVGWDSAETSTLLLPPGPAGIGGTINLILNINKKGEKKRVQMVADSERPGEEELRMLSGTKPSGCKTFWKRCQGLLGNTWGSLKRKRKPPHQLVEEVEAVKTSSVKRLPAITCYPPASSSETPSVSHTLPKAGAVSLFNSLQRRERARAEQARLLTLQGIMGTSSLQPTPEERHGPSNTWPQKCGWRKGSPGTATAGRQLGELLLYVRNPLVRDIDAECGAIPGDPRASASKTTCPHLSLGSVLSVELPRDMAVLRQHRGSMARWEEAEEQDQKQGERVRQWEPSRDGQQEEEVDVDRHSPQGSSECLETSPKSERGTWFEEVSFNPSYSQQRVHHAKEKRWSPQCPGSTSEDLDFRPSRPSHVGMLHEWVSRESDKVAAWLGQDGSPSIASKARHHEASLLELRSSPAGVPGRARPTPSTACTQQPASSDQPRGSPASPTAPTRLSVFEWAQGSPQSPSPVPAAGEVCHPAHGQFEEEEEELQAIWDGTGEQRVPSPPAGIRACHRPGSRAGSLPSPKVTAGGPLILSAANNMLVAKFTLPTAPQLLHSLTEKKSPGVGHASGGSPSGHRASPCTEDLVSAAPLDGPGAWDRRRRGKEEREGGKAAPVKTEFQMMEGTLERKHVLQTGGRKANCRAWGLFHAVLMRQTLCFYQDRRDSLKSSVVALPLNLSGAVCTPDAEYTKKTNCFRLQLRDGSEYLLRAPSQPLMNEWVSKLQQNSGFPEVDYFQAAAQCVKGTGNAGGFSKVPSPASSHLQGHHQIVTTKSQEIVVLPHSKAQLQWPLGSQDGPADGAAAAAEDADEAGHREQQWSPRGSPGLWDNSCQDDDYGLVANKRRSYSFTSATYQKITPVAVPKKSTEAGSSYSVTLYIGEQAPAVPRARCHSLVARTGSPRDVVGEKTPGLPRPKNKSVFKKFFGKKE; translated from the exons ATGTCCGGGAGCACGGCGAGGAAGGTGCAGCCCTTCACCATCAGCACCAAGCTGTCGCTGCCCAAGTGCGCCGGCGGCTTCTCCGGGAGCGCCTGCCCCGGCATCGCGCTCGCCTCCGCGCTGGACACGCACCGCGGGCTCCGCCGCAGCCTCAACCAGCGCATCTCGCTCTACCTGGCCCAAGCCCGGGCTCCCGAGgggcagccccgcagccccagccccggccccggcgAGGACGGGGGCGCCgaggaggagcggctgagcCGCAGCTCCCTGGCTCGCTCCATCAAGAAGATCACGCTGTCCAACTGGCATGGGGAGGCTGGCACGGCGGAACCAGGGGCACCCGGCGACCCTGCCCGGGCTGGCGGCGAGAGGAACcacaataacaacaacagcagGACGGGGAAAGCTCAGTTCAAG GTCTTCCTCAGGAAGGATGTGGATGCAGAAGACGAGCAGCATGAAGCTGGGAGTCCCCGGGCTGGTGGCTTCTGCTCTCCAGTGGACAGAGGCTCGCCCTTCTATGCG CTGGCAGGACCCCTGGCATCATCACCCCGGAGAGAGAGCCCCAAGGCCAAGGAGCCCACAGCAGCACCAAAATGCAGTGGGCGAAGCGGCGCAAGAATGTCCCCTATCCTCGACCTGAGTCCTCTGGTAGCCCAATTCAACCGGGAGATGTTGCAG GCGGAGGGCTGGGTGCGAGGCAAACTGCGGGACCTGAAAGATGGCTGCGACCTCCAGGACTGGGAGGAGGTAGCTCAGACACTGCAAAGGGACATGAAAGATTTTGAGAACACACTGATAAAGCTCAACCAG ATGGGTGAGCAGCTGATGTGGCAGGTGAGCCCCAGTGCAGAGGGGGTGCGGAGGCAGTTGCTGGCCCTGAAGGACCAGTGGCAGCTCCTGAAGCAGACAGCTGTGAGCCAGAGCAAAGCACTGGGCGGGCTGAGGAGCCTGCAGGACTtcaacaggaaagctgagcGACTTGAAGAATGGATCAGGCACAAG GAGGAGAAGCCCTCCGTGGTAGCCCTCTTGCAGGAATATCCAGAAAAGATCCAGCTTGCCCGCCGCATCCTTGACTTGAAGCAG gaggagcagcagtTCCAGAATCTGCATGAGGAGCTGAACAGCCTGGCCCAGAAGCTGGAGAAACAAGGCAAAAGTGAGAGCAGGAGCATCTCAGCCCGACGCAAGCACCTCAACAAAAT GTGGCTGCGGCTGCAGGGGACCCTAAAGGAGCACCATGAGGCTCTGCAGCTGGCCCTGGAGGTGGCCACCTTCCTTCAGCAAGCAGACGCCCTGCTCGGAGCCATCCATGCCAAG CAGAAGAGTGTCTGTGGTGTGGGGAAGTCAGGAGAGGGCGATCCAGGCCGGGATCGGGATGTCAGGGACATAGCCAGCCAGGTGATG ATGCTGGATGTGACTGTGTCCCAGCTCCTCAgcctgcagcccagcctggcagcCCGAGTCACCCCCAAACACCGAGATGTCAAGAAGAGCTGGGTGCAACTCCAGGAGGCACTGAG GACAGAGAAGACTCCAGCGCTGGCAAGCAGTTCCTTGAGGGGCAAAGCTGCGGCTCCAAGTGCGAAGCCTCGAGGAGAGGATAGCAattgtggggctgtggggaaggaggcaggagacAAATGGACAAGAGGTCTTGGGAGCATG GTGCTGAAGGACGTGCCGGGGAAAGTGGTGGAAcacaggagaggggagaagagctGCCCTGGCtctccagcaatggggcagccacctcaTGGCAAAGACAGTAAAAG gaggaggagagagaacgAGGCTGAGTGTGAGACACGGCAGCTGGAggcccaggtgcaggacatCTGTCAGGTGGTGAACGTG GAAAGTGCGGATCCTGGTGTCCCCCCGTCTCTGGTGAGGCATGTGGAGAGTGTGGGgacagcacagaagcagcaggagcccTCGGACTGCAGTGCCAGGACTGAGCTG GAAGGGCCAGCACCAGGGGAACCTCCAGGGAGCCCGCAGGTGGAGGCCATGCTGCGGGAGCTaggggagctgtgggaagaCCTGCAGAGGAAGCACCAAGAGAATGGCGCTGTGCTGAGGGAAATTGATAAG GCACTGAGGCTGGTGGGGGAGCTGGACCGGGCTGAGCAGTGGCTACAGTCTGTGGCTGGGTCACTCTCGGAGCCAGCCACCATGAGAAGCCCAGTGGAGCTGCGCCAGGACCTAGAGGAGACAGGCCAACTGGagaggcagctcctgctgtgcgGACTCAAGCTCCAGGCACTGCGGGAGGAGGCTGTGAGCGAGCCACCAGCTGAGCACGAGGGGGCAAGGAAGATGCAGAggaaggtggagatggtggaggagaa GTTGGCACGTGTGCAGGCAGCCCTGCGGCGCCGGGCGGCAGATCTGCGTGACTCCCTGGTGCTGTCTGAGTTCCTGCAGGACCTGCAAGAGGAGGAGGCACGGAGCCGGCAGGGACCTGCAGTG GGGTCTTTTCCCCTGATCTCGGCCCAGGCCGGGCAGCCATTGAGCAGCGAGGAGATGATCTGCCCCTtgggagagctgcaggaggctgtggagatgTTGAACGATGCGGCAAAGGAGCGGGAACGGGTTGTGGAGGTGGCAGCGGAGACAGAGAGCCTGGAGCGCCTG GTGGCAGAAGTGTCCCCGCACTTGGAGGCCCTCCGATGCAAAGCTGAGGCACTGGCTCATGATACTGCCCAAGCTGAAAGCGGCTTCACCACAGTGAAGAGTGAGAAGGATCTCCAGGGGGTGCAGGGTTTGCtgagacagcagcaggagatggag CATGCAGTGGCAGAGACCTTGCAGGGGCagatggaggagctggagagggcaGCTGCCCACTTGCAAGAGCTCTGCCCTGCTCGGCTGTGCCCTGTCAGCCAGGATGTGCAGCGAACACTGCAGGCCtgggaaaggctgcaggagctgctgcagaagacCCGCGCCGGTGTGCAGCAGGCTGGCCAGCTGCGGCTCTTCTTCAAGGATTACTTAGCCATGAT CTCCTGGACTGAGGACACGCGGGCCCAGATCTTCTCTGAAAGCCCAAGTGTCCATGGCCTCCCGGAGACTCCAtgtgaggagctggagaagaggattGAAGGGAAGCTTAAGGAGTTCGAGGTGCTGGCGGCAGCGGGGCAGCAGCTGGTGTCTGAGGAGCACTACCTGAGTGCAACA ATAAAGGAACGCCTGGAGGAGCTGCGGAGCATGCTGGGCTGGGTGCTGGTGCGCTGGCGAGCACAAAGGCACCAGCGGGACCCAGAGAGCAATAAGGAGGACAGAAAGGACCCGGAAAGCCCCTTGGGCCCATCTCCTGCTGGCCAA GAGCAGTGCACCCCATGTACTCAGCCCTGGCTGGAGAGCATCCGCAGCCCAGTAGGGTTCATACCCTGCTCTTCCCCCAAGCCTGTACAAAGATCTGAGCCACAAGGGCCAGTGAAAATGGCCAGCTTCCCACTGGCATCATCCCTCTCGGATGCCCCATCAGCAGTGGAGAGAAACTGGGGGGAGCTCAGCAGCATGACACCCCATGGCACAGGAACCCCTGAGGAGACTGTTGGATGGGATTCTGCTGAGACCTCCAcactcctgctgccaccaggcCCCGCTGGAATCGGGGGGACGATCAACCTCATCCTCAACATTAACAAGAAGGGCGAGAAGAAAAGGGTGCAGATGGTGGCCGACAGTGAGCGaccaggggaggaggagctACGGATG CTCTCTGGCACTAAACCCTCAGGCTGTAAAACCTTTTGGAAGCGTTGCCAGGGGCTTTTAGGAAACACTTGGGGTAGTTTAAAGCGAAAGAGAAAGCCGCCTCACCAGCTGGTGGAAGAG GTGGAGGCTGTGAAAACCTCCAGCGTGAAGCGGCTGCCTGCCATCACTTGCTACCCTCCAGCATCCAGCAGTGAGACTCCGTCTGTCTCCCACACCCTGCCCAAGGCCGGGGCTGTCTCCCTCTTCAACAGCTTGCAGCGGCGGGAGCGGGCACGGGCTGAACAAGCCCGGCTGCTGACACTGCAGGGCATCATGGGcaccagctccctgcagcccacaCCTGAGGAGCGCCATGGCCCCAGCAACACATGGCCTCAGAAATGCGGCTGGAGGAAGGGGAGCCCAGGAACGGCCACTGCTGGACGCCAACttggggagctgctgctctaTGTCAGGAATCCACTGGTGCGGGACATCGATGCTGAGTGTGGGGCCATCCCTGGAGACCCCCGCGCCTCTGCTTCCAAAACTACGTGCCCCCACCTTTCCCTGGGCTCCGTGCTCAGCGTGGAGCTTCCCCGGGACATGGCAGTCCTGAGGCAGCACCGAGGATCCATGGCACggtgggaggaggcagaggagcaggatcAGAAGCAGGGCGAAAGGGTGAGGCAGTGGGAGCCCAGCAGGGATggacagcaggaggaagaggtggaTGTGGATAGGCACAGTCCGCAGGGTTCCAGCGAGTGTCTGGAGACATCCCCCAAGAGTGAACGAGGAACATGGTTTGAGGAAGTGAGTTTCAACCCTAGCTATAGCCAGCAAAGGGTGCACCATGCTAAGGAGAAGCGCTGGAGCCCAcagtgccctggcagcaccAGTGAAGACCTGGACTTCAGGCCAAGCAGGCCATCCCACGTTGGCATGTTGCACGAGTGGGTCAGCCGGGAGAGTGACAAGGTGGCTGCCTGGCTGGGCCAGGATGGCAGCCCCAGCATCGCCAGCAAGGCCAGGCATCATGAAGCTTCTCTGCTGGAGCTCAGGTCATCCCCCGCTGGCGTCCCAGGGAGGGCAAGACCCacccccagcactgcctgcacaCAGCAGCCAGCCAGCAGTGACCAGcccagaggttctccagcttcCCCCACCGCCCCCACGCGGCTCTCAGTCTTTGAGTGGGCACAGgggtccccccagtcccccagccctgtgccagcTGCCGGGGAGGTTTGTCACCCTGCCCACGGGCAgtttgaggaagaggaggaggagctgcaggccaTCTGGGATGGTACAGGCGAGCAGCGGGTACCTAGCCCACCAGCAGGCATCCGCGCCTGCCACCGGCCAGGGAGCAGGGCGGGCAGCCTGCCCAGCCCCAAAGTGACTGCTGGTGGGCCCCTCATCCTTTCGGCAGCCAACAACATGCTGGTGGCCAAGTTCACCCTTCCCACTGccccccagctcctccacaGCCTGACGGAAAAGAAGAGCCCCGGTGTGGGGCACGCCAGTGGTGGCAGCCCCAGTGGTCACAGGGCATCCCCCTGCACAGAGGATCTGGTGTCTGCAGCCCCCTTGGATGGCCCAGGTGCCTGGGATCGGCGGAGGcgtgggaaggaggagagagagggtgGCAAG GCTGCCCCTGTTAAAACAGAGTTTCAGATGATGGAGGGTACACTGGAAAGGAAGCACGTGTTGCAGACAGGAGGGAGAAAG GCCAACTGCCGGGCCTGGGGCCTCTTCCATGCTGTGCTGATGAGGCAGACGTTGTGCTTCTACCAGGACCGCAGGGACAGCCTCAAG AGCTCCGTGGTGGCCCTTCCCCTGAATCTCTCCGGAGCTGTCTGCACCCCAGACGCCGAGTACACCAAGAAGACCAACTGCTTCAGGCTACA GCTGCGGGATGGCTCCGAGTACCTCCTGAGggccccatcccagcccctcaTGAACGAATGGGTCTccaagctgcagcaaaactcaG GTTTCCCCGAAGTGGATTACTTCCAGGCGGCAGCACAGTGTGTCAAAGGCACTGGCAATGCTGGGGG tTTCAGCAAGGTCCCCAGCCCCGCGAGTTCCCACCTCCAGGGACACCATCAGATCGTGACCACCAAGAGCCAGGAGATTGTGGTGCTACCCCACTCAAAAGCCCAGCTGCAGTGGCCTCTGGGCAGCCAGGATGGCCCAGCCGATGGGGCTGCCGCAGCAGCAG AGGATGCTGATGAGGCTGGgcacagggagcagcagtggTCACCCAGGGGGTCCCCGGGACTGTGGGACAACAGCTGCCAAGATGACGACTATGGGCTGGTGGCCAACAAGAGGAGGTCCTACTCCTTCACTTCAG CCACCTACCAGAAGATCACACCAGTGGCTGTGCCCAAGAAGTCAACGGAGGCTGGGAGCAGCTACTCAGTCACACTGTACATTGGGGAGCAAGCACCGGCCGTGCCCCGGGCACGGTGTCACTCCTTGGTGGCCCGGACGGGGAGCCCACGGGACGTGGTGGGGGAGAAGACCCCCGGCCTCCCTCGCCCCAAGAACAAATCAGTCTTCAAGAAGTTCTTTGGGAAGAAGGAGTGA